Proteins encoded by one window of Cloeon dipterum chromosome 2, ieCloDipt1.1, whole genome shotgun sequence:
- the LOC135935757 gene encoding mucin-2-like — MTVVMRALLLILATAQFVACQKILPKDVYLPEATETLSDSEWQRLDAQNTPRADNPNAAPIPQQEIAGKTSIYLEKQIVGGSLASLGQFPWQALIYIDNTYLCGGSLILPNWVLTAAHCTGTNYKIYLGRISRVNLTPGYVLVLTSISYTHPLYDSATINNDIALINLGISVNFTTNISPVKLPSLADANTTFVGTLATVSGFGKTADNETVSDNLKFTQMTVIPNQNCSRRYVAGLVIDSTICAVQANTSTCSGDSGGPLVYKDANNTWVQIGVVSFGAATGCLVAPSGFARVTSFLGWMSDTINNAPTTTTQSATTTTPLTSTSTSTTTTPATTTTTPTTTTAETTTETTTTEPTTTSTAVTSTTTAEITTTPTTSTTTSTSTTTTPATTATPPTTTAETTTDTTTTTTPATTTTTPTTTAETTTETTTTEPTTTSTADTSTTTAETTTETTTTEPTTTSTADTSTTTAETTTETTTTEPTTTSTADTSTTTIETTTETTTTEPTTTSTADTSTTTAETTTETTTTEPTTTSTGDTSTTTVETTTETTTTEPTTTSTGDTSTTTVETTTETTTTEPTTTSTGDTSTTTAETTTETTTTEPTTTSTADTSTTTIETTTETTTTEPTTTSTADTSTTTAETTTETTTTEPTTTSTGDTSTTTVETTTETSTSTTTLTSTTTTPTTTTTSPTTTSTADTSTTTTATTTTPTTSTTTSTSPTTTPATTTTTLTTTSTATAETTMETTTTTPTTTSTTTTETTMETSTSTTTLTSTPTTPTTTTTSPTTTSTADTSTTTTATTTTPTTSTTTSTGTTTNPATTTTTPTTTTAETTTETTTTTLTTTSTATTETTTETSTSTTTLTSTTTTPATTTTTPTTTTAEITTTPTTTTAETTTETTTTTPTTTTAETTTETTTTTPTTTSTATTETTTETSTSTTTSTSSTTTPATTTTSKTTTKTTTKPTTTKTTTKTTTKPTTTKTTTKTTTKPTTTKTTTKTTTKRTTTKTTKKPTTTKTTTKTTTKRTTTKTTTKPTTTKTTTKTTTKRTTTKTTTKPTTTKTTTKTTTKRTTTKTTTKPTTTKTTTKTTTKPTTTKTTTTKKTTTTSKPKAGCALLIAGETISSSLKFQSKTFPNSDPKLSDSEWKKLVDQNKPKIDDKKAKPIPQPKEVEQNKGPSKFIVGGSLATLGQFPWQAFLSIDNAWLCGGSLILADWVLTAAHCSGTTYVVNLGTIGLYTLSAGAVRVTTSVSYPHELYNDNNLNNDVCLVKLGSPVTFTANILPVKLASLSDATNTFEGTLATVSGFGKTADNQGVSSGLKFTQVTVRSYQDCASYYGTSVVIASTICTRQQNTSTCQGDSGGPLVYKNADNVWVQIGVVSFGSSAGCLEGYSGFARVTSFLGWMSEKIGQDLSGNVTTTTGPNSETTTTDGGTTTTGQDAETTTTEETTMTTAKPTTTKTVKTTTTKTPKTTTTKTTTTKTPKTTKTTTTKTPKTTTTKTTTTKTPKTTTTKTPKTTKAKRKI, encoded by the exons ATGACCGTGGTCATGCGTGCCTTGCTGCTCATCCTGGCGACGGCTCAG TTCGTCGCGTGCCAGAAAATTCTACCGAAAGACGTATATTTACCCGAGGCCACTGAGACATTGTCCGATTCGGAATGGCAGAGGCTAGATGCTCAAAACACTCCGAGAGCTGATAATCCGAATGCTGCCCCCATACCTCAgc AGGAGATCGCTGGAAAAACATCTATTTACTTGGAAAAGCAAATCGTTGGTGGCTCGCTAGCTAGTCTGGGACAGTTTCCGTGGCAAGCGCTTATCTACATTGACAATACCTATCTCTGTGGAGGATCGCTTATATTGCCGAATTGGGTTCTGACTGCCGCACACTGCACTGG GACaaactataaaatatatttgggaAGAATCAGCAGAGTAAATCTTACTCCGGGATACGTGTTAGTGCTAACATCGATTTCTTATACACACCCGCTTTATGATAGCGCAACTATTAACAATGATATCGCCCTTATCAATCTAGGCATTTCTGTCAATTTTACCA CTAACATATCTCCAGTGAAGCTTCCGTCCTTGGCTGATGCTAATACCACCTTCGTTGGAACTCTGGCGACAGTCAGTGGATTCGGAAAAACGGCTGACA ATGAAACCGTTAGCGACAACCTCAAGTTTACCCAGATGACTGTAATCCCGAACCAGAATTGTTCAAGGCGTTATGTAGCTGGTTTAGTCATTGATTCTACAATCTGCGCCGTGCAGGCAAACACCTCAACTTGCTCG GGTGACAGTGGCGGTCCGTTGGTCTACAAAGACGCCAACAACACCTGGGTGCAGATCGGAGTTGTCTCATTTGGCGCAGCAACAGGCTGTTTGGTTGCGCCTTCAGGGTTTGCCCGCGTAACATCCTTCCTGGGTTGGATGTCAGACACAATCAACAATGCTCCCACAACAACCACACAATCTGCAACTACCACGACCCCACTAACGTCCACGTCGACTAGCACAACAACTACCCCTGCAACAACTACAACCACGCCAACCACCACTACAGCAGAAACCACCACGGAAACAACCACAACTGAGCCAACCACCACATCCACGGCAGTTACTTCCACCACTACAGCAGAAATAACAACGACACCAACCACTTCTACGACCACTTCGACAAGCACCACAACTACCCCTGCAACAACCGCAACCCCGCCAACCACTACAGCAGAAACCACCACGGATACAACCACAACAACTACCCCTGCAACAACCACAACCACGCCAACCACTACAGCAGAAACCACCACGGAAACAACCACAACTGAGCCAACCACCACTTCCACGGCAGATACTTCCACCACTACAGCAGAAACCACAACGGAAACAACCACAACTGAGCCAACCACCACTTCCACGGCAGATACTTCCACCACTACAGCAGAAACAACAACGGAAACAACCACAACTGAGCCAACCACCACTTCCACGGCAGATACTTCCACCACTACAATAGAAACCACAACGGAAACAACCACAACTGAGCCAACCACCACATCCACGGCAGATACTTCCACCACTACAGCAGAAACAACAACGGAAACAACCACAACTGAGCCAACCACCACATCCACGGGAGATACTTCCACCACTACAGTAGAAACCACAACGGAAACAACCACAACTGAGCCAACCACCACATCCACGGGAGATACTTCCACCACTACAGTAGAAACCACAACGGAAACAACCACAACTGAGCCAACCACCACATCCACGGGAGATACTTCCACCACTACAGCAGAAACAACAACGGAAACAACCACAACTGAGCCAACCACCACTTCCACGGCAGATACTTCCACCACTACAATAGAAACCACAACGGAAACAACCACAACTGAGCCAACCACCACATCCACGGCAGATACTTCCACCACTACAGCAGAAACAACAACGGAAACAACCACAACTGAGCCAACCACCACTTCCACGGGAGATACTTCCACCACTACAGTAGAAACCACAACGGAAACAAGCACTTCTACGACAACTTTGACAAGCACCACAACTACCCCTACAACAACCACAACATCACCAACCACCACTTCCACGGCAGATACTTCCACCACTACAACAGCAACCACAACGACACCAACCACTTCTACGACCACGTCGACCAGTCCCACAACTACCCCTGCAACAACCACAACAACGCTTACCACCACTTCCACCGCTACAGCAGAAACCACAATGGAAACAACCACAACAACGCCAACCACCACTTCCACTACTACAACAGAAACCACAATGGAAACAAGCACTTCTACGACCACTTTGACAAGCACACCAACTACCCCTACAACAACCACAACATCACCAACCACCACTTCCACGGCAGATACTTCCACCACTACAACAGCAACCACAACGACACCAACCACTTCTACGACCACGTCGACCGGCACCACAACTAACCCTGCAACAACCACAACAACACCAACCACCACTACAGCAGAAACCACAACGGAAACAACCACAACAACGCTAACCACAACTTCCACTGCTACAACAGAAACCACAACGGAAACAAGCACTTCTACGACGACTTTGACCAGCACCACAACTACCCCTGCAACAACCACAACAACACCAACCACCACTACAGCAGAAATCACAACAACACCAACCACCACTACAGCAGAAACCACAACGGAAACGACCACAACAACACCAACCACCACTACAGCAGAAACCACAACGGAAACAACCACAACAACGCCAACCACAACTTCCACTGCTACAACAGAAACCACAACGGAAACAAGCACTTCTACGACCACTTCGACCAGCTCCACAACTACCCCTGCAACCACCACAACATCTAAAACCACCACAAAAACAACCACAAAGCCGACGACAACCAAAACTACTACAAAAACCACCACAAAACCAACGACAACCAAAACCACTACAAAAACCACCACAAAGCCAACGACAACTAAAACGACTACAAAAACCACCACAAAGCGGACAACAACCAAAACCACCAAAAAGCCGACAACAACCAAAACCACTACAAAAACAACCACAAAGCGGACAACAACCAAAACCACCACAAAGCCGACAACTACCAAAACCACTACAAAAACAACCACAAAGCGGACAACAACCAAAACCACCACAAAGCCGACAACAACCAAAACCACTACAAAAACAACCACAAAGCGGACAACAACCAAAACCACCACAAAGCCGACAACAACCAAAACCACGACGAAAACAACCACAAAACCGACGACAACTAAAACGACAACAACTAAAAAGACCACGACTACCTCAAAGCCAAAAGCGGGC TGTGCACTGCTGATCGCAGGCGAGACGATCTCTTCAAGCCTGAAATTCCAGAGCAAGACCTTTCCCAATTCTGATCCAAAACTGTCCGACTCAGAGTGGAAGAAGCTTGTCGATCAAAACAAGCCCAAAATTGATGACAAAAAAGCCAAACCTATTCCACAGc cgaAAGAAGTTGAGCAGAATAAAGGTCCTAGCAAGTTCATTGTTGGTGGCTCACTCGCAACCTTGGGCCAGTTCCCGTGGCAAGCGTTTCTCAGCATTGACAATGCCTGGCTGTGCGGAGGATCTCTCATTTTGGCCGATTGGGTTTTGACTGCGGCACATTGCTCAGG gACAACATATGTGGTTAACCTGGGAACCATCGGCCTATACACTCTTTCGGCAGGCGCCGTGAGGGTTACGACCAGCGTTTCTTATCCACATGAGTTGTACAATGATAACAATTTGAACAATGATGTTTGCCTTGTCAAGCTGGGGAGCCCTGTCACCTTCACTG caaacatATTGCCGGTTAAGCTTGCGTCTTTATCCGACGCCACAAATACTTTTGAAGGAACTTTAGCAACAGTTAGTGGATTCGGAAAAACTGCTGATa ATCAAGGAGTAAGCAGTGGACTGAAGTTTACTCAGGTGACAGTCAGATCGTACCAGGACTGTGCAAGCTACTACGGAACCTCGGTGGTTATTGCTTCCACCATTTGCACCCGACAACAGAACACCTCCACTTGTCAG GGTGACAGCGGCGGTCCGTTGGTCTACAAAAACGCCGACAATGTCTGGGTGCAGATCGGAGTGGTCTCGTTTGGCTCTTCAGCCGGTTGCCTGGAAGGCTATTCTGGATTTGCCAGAGTCACTTCTTTCTTGGGTTGGATGTCGGAAAAAATCGGCCAGG ATTTATCTGGAAATGTCACGACGACTACAGGACCGAATTCTGAAACCACCACAACCGATGGCGGAACGACAACTACAGGACAGGATGCTGAAACCACCACAACCGAAGAAACGACGATGACAACAGCTAAGCCAACTACAACTAAGACGGTGAAAACCACGACAACCAAAACTCCAAAGACCACAACAACTAAGACCACAACTACTAAAACTCCAAAAACCACTAAGACCACAACTACTAAAACTCCAAAGACCACAACCACCAAGACCACAACTACCAAAACTCCAAAGACCACAACTACTAAGACCCCAAAAACCACGAAAGCCAAGCGCAAAATATAA